CAAAAGTTGTCTTGCAACACCATTCACCTCGATTTCTTTGCAGAAACCAAGTACTTCGAGATTAGTTTTAGGGTCTGTCTTTGATGACTAAAATTAGAGGCCCACCAAGGTGGCATTGACATGTACTCAAGCCAAAACGAGAGAAAGTGGAGACCATTTGTAGTTTCCAttctaataaattattattgaagTAAAGGTTACAACTTTACATTATTATGGAAAGAGTCCATTTCCtgttaaataaaatgaaaaaaaaaaaagaaactctCCTAGATTTCCTCCATGATTCTACTTTCATTTTCTCCATCCGATCCCCCTTTGTTGTGTTTCTTTCTTGTCTTAAATTCTTGACAGACACCATCTCACCACTTTCATAAATAAGACACATGCagctaaatttaaaatattataatcacGAGGCTTATTTATGGGTTATAATGTTGCATATTTTGGGCCATTCAAGGAGTCATATGACATCCCTAATTAGTGGGAAAATGTCCAGTGCCAAGAAAAACTCCAATCACATTAATTCCTGATAATATTGGTGGATTGATTGAGAGCAGGTTTTGTTAGAGCACAGCAAAGACAAGGACGTCACTGGCCACACAATGCCCAACCTTGTGTATGTGTCCAGAGGGAAAAGCATGAATTTGCCCCACAATTTCAAGGCGGGCGCTCTTAATGTCCTGGTGAGCAGGCtaaaatttatagttttttgaTAAGCCATTCTTTTGTAAGAGCTTAAAGAATCAGTACTTTGTTTATATTTTGAAGCTACGAGTATCGGCCACCATGACCAACGCACCGGTAATCCTAACACTAGATACTGATATGTACTCCAATGATCCTCAAACACCGGTTCGTGTGCTGTGTTATCTCTTGGACCCTGGCATGGATCCCAAACTGGGGTACGTTCAGTTTCCTCAGATCTTCCATGGAATCAATGAGAATGATATTTATGGAGGTCAACTCAAATTAGAGTTCCAAATTGATGCCAGTGGAATGGATGGATTGGTTGGCCCTACATATGTAGGTACTGGATGCTTTTTCAGGCGAGGAGTCTTCTTTGGTGGTCCATCAGAAACCCCAGAACTGAACCAGGATCATCTAGTGAACGAGTCAATCAATTCCAAAGAAGTTTTAGCAATGGCACACCATGTTGCAGACTGCAATTTTGAGAAGCAAACCAAATGGGGCACTGAAGTAAGCTTGTTGGTTACTTTATTACTaggtaatattaaaaaatggaagagttCTGCTGGATTGTTTACTGTGGATTagtagaatttgaaaattgttgtgatggtttgtaaaacaaaaaacctttTGGGAACCGGAAATTTTTTTagcttgttttttatatttttaaatatgttataaaaacaatgtttatatataatattttatttttaattatatttcatatttgtctaattattttttaaaaccatttttataaaacaattgaaACAATGAAAAGATATTATCTATAAAAAccctattttatgtttttaagaatggattattttttacttgtcaaatgtgttttccaattttattattatgaaaaatagaaatctATTTTcgaaaaataattactaaatagATATAAATTACCAGTGCTACTCCTGGTCTAGTACTGTCTAATATGTGTTTCTGAAACCTTGCAGATGGGCTTAAGGTATGGATCATTGGTTGAGGACTTCTACACCGGCTATCTGCTACAATGTAAAGGTTGGAAGTCCATTTTCTGCAACCCCAAAAGGCCTGCATTTCTGGGAAATTCACCTATCAACCTTCACAGCATCCTGAATCAAATTATGCGATGGTCTGTTGGCCTCCTTGAAGTGGCCTTCTGCAGATATAGTCCCATCACTTTCGGAGTCAAGTCCATAAACCCTCTTACAGGGCTATGTTATGCTCACTACGCCTTCTGGTCAATATGGTCCATTCCAATTACCATCTATGCCTTTGTCCCCCAGCTAGCTCTGCTCAATTGTGCCTCAATATTCCCAAAGGTATGCCCATCTAAGCATTCATTAGCATCGCAATTATGAATTCATGATAAATACTATTATATAATTGATACTTAATAAGCAAATTGTATGGTTTTGCAGGCATCGGAACCTTGGTTTTTATTGTACATATTCCTTTTCCTTGGTGCCTATGGGCAAGAGTGTCTCGAGTTTATGTTAGATGGAGAATCAATCCAAAGATGGTGGAACAATCAGAGGATGTGGACAATTAGGGGACTCTCAAGTTTCATTTTTGGATTGGCTGAATACTGGCTGAAGTTCATTGGCATTTCCACATTTGGATTTAATGTTACAAGCAAGGTAGTTGATGAGGAACAAAGCAAGCGATATAATCAAGGGATTTTCGATTTTGGAGTCCCATCACCCTTGTTCTTGCCCATAACAACAGCTGCAGTAATCAACTTGGTCTCATTCCTATGGGGCATAGTACACGTTTTGAAGCAAAGAGACCTTGAAGGTCTATTTATGCAGATGCTCTTGGCCAGTTTTGCAATAGTGAATTGCTGGCCGCTGTATGAAGCCATGGTCTTGAGGACTGATGAAGGAAAGATGCCTGTGAAGATCACATTGATCTCAATTACTCTTGCATGGGCTCTTTACTTGGTAGCCCCCGTCGTATTTTAAGATATGGCCATGACTATATATTTTCTCATTGTCAGATCTTTTCTGTGCCGCAGCCTGTGCAATATATCATTGATAGTCTTGTTTTAAGTTTCGGCGTTTGTAATCTAATTTGCACGTTTTTATtggttataatatttttttttgcgcacccttaatatattttcttaagtACTCAAAAGGAGCATATGTTAAAGGAAGCATTTTAAcaactttaattttatcattataaaaaaGGGGGGAGATTAATTGTTAAGACCAATGTTTGATTTATCTTGGTTTTTCAATGATAATAAACAAGGTTTggatttgttttatatttaattaattgtgtTAGGCAAGTAAATTTCCTAAAGGAAATTAAAATGGAGAAGACTTAGAAGAGTTGATATTTCAAGTTAATTTTTCTATGATCTTTTTGTAAGGTTATTGTGCAGATGCACTAGACTCTCATATTGCGTTAcattttaatttaagtatttgaaattatttaaatgcttaagtatgtttgattcttttttaAGTTAGATGAAGaatttttctaaatgaaatctACACATTTGCTTGGTGCTCTTCATGTAGGATTAAAAAGTTTATCTAAGTGAATTTTCTTATAGATATTGCGTTAAATATGTAAAAGTTGTAGAAACTACAAAgcttatttatacattttaaatgatttttataaaaaaaatgaaatagattaTTTCGAGGATAAAAACTTAGAagtttttcatcataaaaaagggtTTTAGTCAATCTTAagtttttatatcaaaacaatTCAAGCCATAAAAGCTTATTTgtgcataatttttttatttgtgtattaattttttatattttcttatatgttTGACCAAAGGTTGACTGACGTAGTTCCATGGGTTACTGTTCACTCAATTGGTTGCTCTTAAATCTGTTGAATCGATTGAGGTTGACAAAAGTTTGTATAAATACATTGGTTAAGTTAAGCTTATTTCAATAAGTTAAAATGGATCAAAATTCAAACTAATTAACAACTAGAAAATTCTTCTTCAACCAAATTATTGTTAATCAAGGTTTATTAACAACTAGGGAATGCAAGAATCATGTAGAAGATCATACAAACACCTAGCAAATTATTCAGGTTGGTAGAGTTTTCATTCAAGTGCTTAGGGTTTTCTACATTAGGGTTCAATAAGAACAGCAAGGTAGTCCACGATGAACAAGGAAAAAGGTACGAGCAAGGCACCTTTGAGTTTGGTGTCGCCTCGTGCGCCCATGTTTGTGCCACTAACAATGGCGGCCTTGGTCAACCTGTTAATTTCATTCCTCCGAGGGATCATTAAAATTTCCAGAGGTAGAAGAAGTATGGAAGAGTGGTTCATAGAGATGTTCATTGCTGGTTTTGTGGTGGTGAATTGCTTGCCAATTTATGAGGCCATGGTCATGAGGAAGGATAAAGGGAGAATACCTACCAAAACTACCATTATTTCTGCAGTTTTGGTCTATGCTCTTTACACTGCGGCTTCTTTTACCCTGAAAATTTGATAGTAGAATCTTTGCTTGGTGTTTTTACTTCGCAGAAGTGagtgaagaacaaaaaaaatagcataTGCATGTAATCtcaagggagaaaaaaaaaagcattaaaaaaatcattatttaattagatttgagttataaaatccaaattaaaataatttatcctgATTGTGATATTCACAATATTTTCTGTCATCTTATATATCCTCTTGTACTTATTAGATCATTCATTGTATTTTAGTGGtcactttttaattaaaacataGAGCAGTGTAATTGATCAGTTTTCCTAACTTTTGCCACCTAGTTTTTGCTGCAACCAAAGGGAAAACAGTAAACGTGCAATATTAAAGTT
This DNA window, taken from Vitis vinifera cultivar Pinot Noir 40024 chromosome 2, ASM3070453v1, encodes the following:
- the LOC100258251 gene encoding cellulose synthase-like protein G3, coding for MHKILDNLIRMIHSKEMGSSTESHGSTIHVPLHTCVLKSRNSANRLFAIVYSFAILSLLYHHCIALLHSFTIVSLLILLADAVLAFMWATSQAFRMCPVERRVFIENLEHYAKESDYPRLDVFICTADPYKEPPMCVVNTALSVMAYDYPTEKLSVYVSDDGGSKLTLFAFMEAARFATHWLPYCKKNKIVERCPDAYFKSNNSWFPETDRIKMMYENMRVRVENVVQEGTISRDYMTNEGESEAFSRWTDEFTPQNHPPVVQVLLEHSKDKDVTGHTMPNLVYVSRGKSMNLPHNFKAGALNVLLRVSATMTNAPVILTLDTDMYSNDPQTPVRVLCYLLDPGMDPKLGYVQFPQIFHGINENDIYGGQLKLEFQIDASGMDGLVGPTYVGTGCFFRRGVFFGGPSETPELNQDHLVNESINSKEVLAMAHHVADCNFEKQTKWGTEMGLRYGSLVEDFYTGYLLQCKGWKSIFCNPKRPAFLGNSPINLHSILNQIMRWSVGLLEVAFCRYSPITFGVKSINPLTGLCYAHYAFWSIWSIPITIYAFVPQLALLNCASIFPKASEPWFLLYIFLFLGAYGQECLEFMLDGESIQRWWNNQRMWTIRGLSSFIFGLAEYWLKFIGISTFGFNVTSKVVDEEQSKRYNQGIFDFGVPSPLFLPITTAAVINLVSFLWGIVHVLKQRDLEGLFMQMLLASFAIVNCWPLYEAMVLRTDEGKMPVKITLISITLAWALYLVAPVVF